In the Methylobacter sp. YRD-M1 genome, one interval contains:
- a CDS encoding cold-shock protein translates to MRGTVKWFSSEKGYGFITSESGEDHYFNVQGIEGISLPSNGDSVSFESKFGSKGLRAINVSITEKAITPASEDYRIYCDHCGRKIVPRIITYQGNPEKSVCPYCAWTVKDFRSKKSDLAIYVSYAFIAFVVYAVFTHK, encoded by the coding sequence ATGAGAGGCACAGTGAAATGGTTCAGCTCTGAGAAAGGTTACGGCTTTATCACTTCAGAGTCGGGCGAGGATCACTATTTTAATGTTCAGGGTATTGAGGGGATATCTCTGCCTTCAAACGGCGACTCTGTTAGCTTCGAATCCAAATTCGGTAGCAAGGGTTTAAGGGCCATTAACGTCAGCATTACAGAAAAGGCCATAACACCGGCGAGTGAAGATTATAGGATTTATTGCGATCATTGCGGTAGAAAAATAGTCCCTAGAATCATCACATATCAAGGCAATCCTGAAAAATCTGTCTGCCCATACTGTGCCTGGACCGTTAAAGACTTCAGGTCTAAAAAGAGTGATTTAGCGATCTATGTGAGCTATGCTTTTATAGCTTTCGTTGTGTACGCCGTTTTTACTCACAAATAA
- a CDS encoding YbaB/EbfC family nucleoid-associated protein — MKGNFMLKPKSKKKMNPQELGKIYKRQLDQAKQEFEQLEFPCESEGGEVKVVLTGRREIKTLTLAPEIMQGEKDRAEGLIIAVINQALTTVRDANIQLTDAVAKKFNAQYG, encoded by the coding sequence ATGAAAGGTAATTTTATGTTGAAACCAAAAAGCAAAAAGAAAATGAATCCTCAGGAACTGGGCAAAATTTACAAACGCCAGCTTGATCAAGCAAAACAGGAATTCGAACAACTGGAATTCCCTTGCGAAAGCGAAGGGGGCGAGGTTAAAGTCGTGCTTACCGGGCGCCGCGAAATAAAAACTCTTACGCTCGCGCCAGAAATCATGCAAGGTGAGAAAGATAGAGCTGAAGGGTTGATCATCGCTGTAATAAACCAGGCATTAACAACGGTCAGGGATGCCAATATCCAGCTAACTGATGCTGTCGCGAAGAAATTTAACGCGCAGTATGGTTAA
- a CDS encoding conjugal transfer protein TraG N-terminal domain-containing protein → MTYDILSIGDSEMLYEAFKGVAMIFGNNSLNKLINAGFVLGVLLISINYLTNQEFPLRYSLVALIAYSVLFIPKATAVIEDVYTGQVRTVDSVPLGVVVPMSVISTMGVKMTEMFETAFSTPAEASLLNDGYLRSLNTLVKLQHIGLGTAGSDSSLSGSLGETLNAYIESCVMFDLERGGSEAEVTLEGLQKSEDLLSALVTSFVNIDILVKLPSSGPAGTQKNCKGAYQDIVNYMKSTEFSEALDRYVSGLLGIQDPSKTATDAIDQAAAALDQAQIDSQEYMRNALLASYLKDGPVAFIQRQGKEQLNLQWASEQSMFNEIARPLMAFVEMFTVAISPIVAFLTTLGPAGMTMLVRYVQMMIWISLWGPLMAVCNLYITIVTSRALETIAENGEANGSGLTAMINHDQLYGTLETWLSAGGMLASSVPALALMIVYGGSVAATNLSSKMMSGASSSVDPSRLRPDAYQSTPAMTLGSQTEASPNTGTKQSGMADTSISSSSTIGRAKQSAAGSVRSASATANETMSKINQLSSRSGTMSSVANATTSAVNQTLSSGKGWTTSDGRTVNDTASMSSAESEAIKAGVNAGLNAGLGGSFMKAAVASSLDSVAGMTAERKEALSDLTSQTYAKTDQYQELTNSSNGKSTTSTNQSFQASEEMQALGKQYQSQLQAVQQAEERYSEMASIQDSNAKSLNMATWQLGPALNKAGALADISNANRDLEEKMGPQAYAKLSREAQYEINNSSASGLVGADREALAGFLKLNSENPVVAAKILNDYLLPTTSGAGVDISPSEFKNNSQPVDSIVSNGMAEGFRSKAKGDAGDQDSDVGVESRSGRPSALKQSASHTAPHQAAGKDSNSSSSRSGKTAKAGSPSTSGAGPRAKVEAVLKQGGLRNPDEVRRNIGDGGKIDNSKDMSHMMERAVRNGGSLAYDSTVTPVARTADALVTQAKEGIGSVQEKIESFQDDLTAYGKQSLDNMKRDLGIKDKNPSSSDMPHAPSDNDLPPIPNNQLNER, encoded by the coding sequence ATGACGTACGACATTTTAAGCATTGGCGATAGCGAAATGCTGTATGAAGCCTTTAAGGGCGTCGCGATGATCTTCGGCAATAACAGCCTGAACAAGCTCATCAACGCCGGGTTTGTGCTGGGGGTTTTGCTAATTTCGATTAATTACCTGACCAATCAGGAATTCCCGTTGCGCTATTCGCTGGTCGCGCTGATTGCCTATTCAGTGTTATTCATACCGAAAGCGACGGCTGTTATCGAGGATGTCTATACCGGTCAGGTAAGGACGGTTGATAGTGTGCCATTAGGCGTCGTTGTGCCCATGTCCGTCATCTCCACGATGGGCGTCAAGATGACAGAGATGTTCGAAACAGCCTTTTCAACACCCGCTGAAGCCAGCCTGTTAAATGACGGCTATCTGAGATCGCTGAACACGTTAGTTAAATTACAGCATATCGGACTTGGTACGGCTGGATCGGATTCGTCATTGTCCGGCAGCCTGGGTGAAACGCTGAACGCCTATATCGAAAGTTGCGTCATGTTCGATTTGGAACGAGGCGGCAGTGAGGCGGAAGTCACTCTGGAAGGACTGCAAAAATCCGAGGATCTGCTAAGTGCGCTAGTCACTTCGTTCGTTAATATCGATATCCTGGTGAAGTTGCCGTCATCCGGTCCCGCCGGAACGCAGAAAAACTGCAAAGGCGCTTATCAGGATATCGTCAATTACATGAAGTCCACTGAGTTTTCAGAAGCGCTGGACAGGTATGTGTCAGGCCTGCTCGGCATTCAAGATCCTTCGAAGACAGCCACGGATGCCATTGATCAGGCGGCTGCTGCACTGGATCAGGCACAGATTGATTCACAGGAGTACATGAGAAACGCCTTGCTGGCGTCCTATCTGAAGGACGGTCCGGTCGCCTTCATCCAGCGCCAGGGTAAAGAGCAGCTCAACCTGCAATGGGCCAGCGAGCAATCAATGTTCAATGAGATTGCCAGACCGTTGATGGCCTTTGTCGAAATGTTCACGGTGGCCATTTCACCGATTGTGGCCTTCCTGACCACATTGGGTCCTGCCGGCATGACCATGCTGGTGCGCTATGTACAAATGATGATATGGATCTCGCTGTGGGGGCCTCTGATGGCGGTATGCAATCTGTACATTACCATTGTGACCTCGCGAGCGCTGGAAACGATTGCAGAGAATGGAGAAGCCAACGGATCCGGATTGACCGCCATGATCAACCATGACCAATTGTATGGGACACTGGAAACCTGGCTGTCGGCCGGCGGCATGCTGGCATCCAGTGTGCCGGCTCTGGCCTTGATGATTGTTTACGGCGGTTCGGTAGCGGCCACCAACCTGTCCAGCAAAATGATGTCAGGTGCCTCAAGCAGCGTTGATCCCAGCCGCTTGAGGCCTGATGCCTATCAATCAACGCCCGCCATGACTCTGGGATCTCAGACGGAAGCTTCGCCGAATACTGGGACCAAGCAGTCCGGTATGGCCGATACCAGTATTTCATCGTCATCCACGATTGGAAGAGCGAAGCAGAGCGCCGCTGGCTCAGTTCGTAGTGCCAGTGCGACCGCAAACGAAACCATGAGTAAGATCAATCAGCTTTCCAGTCGATCCGGCACGATGAGCAGCGTCGCCAATGCGACCACCAGCGCCGTGAACCAAACTCTCTCGTCCGGAAAAGGATGGACAACGAGTGACGGCAGGACTGTCAACGATACTGCCTCGATGTCATCGGCGGAATCAGAAGCGATTAAGGCCGGTGTCAACGCCGGCTTGAATGCAGGTCTCGGTGGAAGTTTCATGAAGGCAGCTGTCGCATCATCTCTGGATTCTGTAGCCGGCATGACCGCAGAAAGAAAAGAAGCATTATCCGATTTGACTTCACAAACCTACGCTAAAACAGATCAATACCAGGAGTTAACAAATTCTAGCAATGGCAAATCGACAACCAGCACCAATCAAAGCTTTCAGGCTTCTGAAGAAATGCAAGCGCTTGGCAAGCAATACCAAAGCCAGTTGCAAGCCGTTCAACAAGCAGAGGAGCGTTATTCTGAAATGGCGTCTATACAGGATTCCAATGCGAAATCCCTCAATATGGCTACATGGCAACTTGGTCCTGCGCTTAATAAAGCAGGAGCGTTGGCTGATATATCCAATGCTAATAGGGATTTAGAAGAGAAAATGGGACCGCAAGCCTATGCCAAACTGAGTAGGGAGGCGCAATATGAAATCAATAATTCAAGCGCATCGGGCCTGGTCGGTGCCGATCGCGAAGCGTTGGCCGGGTTCTTAAAACTCAATAGTGAAAATCCTGTCGTTGCGGCAAAAATTCTCAACGATTATCTGTTGCCCACAACAAGCGGCGCCGGCGTGGATATCAGCCCAAGCGAATTCAAGAATAACAGCCAGCCAGTGGATAGCATTGTCAGCAATGGCATGGCCGAGGGATTCAGATCAAAAGCCAAAGGTGATGCCGGAGACCAAGATTCTGATGTCGGTGTTGAAAGCCGTAGCGGGCGCCCATCGGCGCTCAAGCAATCGGCATCCCATACAGCGCCTCATCAAGCCGCCGGCAAAGATAGCAATTCCAGCAGCTCAAGATCAGGCAAAACTGCTAAGGCAGGAAGCCCATCGACATCTGGGGCAGGGCCACGCGCTAAAGTGGAAGCAGTGCTCAAGCAGGGCGGTCTCCGTAATCCTGATGAAGTCAGAAGGAATATTGGAGACGGTGGAAAAATTGATAATAGCAAAGATATGTCCCATATGATGGAAAGGGCCGTGAGAAACGGGGGATCGCTCGCTTATGATAGCACCGTTACACCAGTAGCTAGAACTGCAGATGCTTTGGTCACTCAAGCAAAAGAAGGAATTGGATCTGTACAGGAGAAAATCGAATCCTTCCAGGATGATTTAACCGCTTACGGAAAACAATCTCTTGATAATATGAAAAGAGATCTGGGCATTAAAGACAAAAATCCCTCAAGTTCAGATATGCCACACGCACCATCGGATAACGATTTACCGCCAATCCCTAATAATCAACTAAATGAAAGGTAA
- a CDS encoding conjugal transfer protein TraH, which translates to MRNRTLLSLICLSLFMVSPAKAGLDSELNGMFNDMINVTQADAYQTQRRGVITGGSLSMRNKVVHPNLISFVPPDIKGGCGGIDLFGGSFSYINSAQFTQLMRSIAQAAVGYAFQLAIEGMCPTCAQIISKLQKDVATLNSLMRNSCEAAQNLVNATGLRAWRDKEVYEAGGLTAKHGYLEDFFKAKEGTTDSPAKVMIAHGAVNEITGNIVYEALQASNAANWYASNDEQMKMVMMSLTGTIIRNVKSDNSDAQYDTRPALLSIRDFIEGGQVTIYKCESSKCLLPNGNNSQVITITGMRPKIRKMLFGTGSGATGTGGIVRKLASKAPADQFDNDEQKFIAATSPGAYGLLRRLSTEINSAGLAGDRMVDIQAIELTNYFVEEMYDAIRNAVEGTGRPMDSSMLQVMRDKKEQINSQRAIANNAIAGLNTLLSLQESLVKSLREPLNHKVH; encoded by the coding sequence ATGCGAAACCGTACCCTGTTATCGCTCATCTGCTTGTCGCTGTTCATGGTCAGCCCTGCCAAGGCAGGACTGGATAGCGAATTAAACGGCATGTTCAACGACATGATCAATGTCACGCAGGCCGACGCCTATCAAACGCAACGGCGCGGGGTGATCACCGGCGGCAGTCTCTCGATGCGCAACAAGGTGGTGCATCCTAATCTGATTTCATTCGTGCCGCCGGACATCAAAGGCGGCTGTGGCGGAATTGATCTGTTCGGCGGCTCTTTCTCCTATATTAATAGCGCGCAGTTTACCCAACTTATGCGCAGCATTGCCCAGGCGGCGGTCGGTTACGCGTTTCAACTGGCCATTGAGGGAATGTGTCCCACTTGCGCGCAAATTATATCGAAGCTACAAAAAGACGTGGCGACCCTCAACTCGCTCATGCGTAATTCATGCGAGGCAGCTCAAAATCTTGTCAATGCAACAGGATTAAGAGCGTGGCGTGACAAAGAAGTCTATGAAGCCGGTGGACTGACCGCTAAACATGGTTACCTGGAGGACTTCTTTAAGGCCAAGGAAGGCACAACCGATTCTCCGGCCAAGGTGATGATCGCTCATGGAGCAGTGAATGAAATTACCGGCAACATCGTCTATGAAGCCCTGCAGGCATCAAATGCAGCCAATTGGTATGCCAGTAATGATGAACAGATGAAAATGGTCATGATGAGTCTGACCGGCACAATCATCCGCAACGTAAAAAGCGATAATTCGGATGCTCAGTATGATACTCGCCCAGCGCTTTTGAGTATCCGGGATTTCATCGAAGGCGGGCAGGTAACTATCTATAAATGCGAGAGTTCAAAATGTCTGCTGCCTAACGGTAATAACAGTCAGGTTATTACTATCACCGGCATGCGGCCGAAGATCAGGAAAATGCTTTTCGGCACCGGATCGGGCGCTACGGGAACGGGCGGGATTGTCAGAAAATTGGCTAGCAAGGCCCCTGCCGATCAATTCGATAATGATGAGCAGAAATTCATTGCCGCCACATCGCCGGGCGCCTATGGCTTATTGAGACGTTTGAGCACTGAAATAAACTCGGCTGGTCTTGCCGGGGACAGGATGGTTGACATACAGGCGATCGAGCTTACCAATTATTTCGTCGAAGAAATGTATGATGCCATCAGAAACGCTGTTGAGGGTACGGGAAGGCCCATGGATTCATCCATGCTCCAGGTCATGCGTGACAAGAAAGAACAAATTAATTCGCAACGGGCCATTGCCAATAACGCAATAGCGGGTTTAAACACCCTGCTTTCCTTACAGGAAAGCCTGGTCAAGTCGCTAAGAGAACCTTTGAACCATAAAGTCCATTAA
- a CDS encoding EAL domain-containing protein produces the protein MHTKDRYVPLFTPRFHLADATMVGMEVHVKRGQKLLKAQDTFKLIQSGNGKPLLADIHAHVSKWLHKSGRPIYVSLGLDRQTKANDLELFLDELTSSLPSVSLEIVIDARDLEGCQALEQSRPLFERLRERQIRAGLFHSRLFEFDSKGVCEYIDVFKIKKGAIMEMREDLSIASQAHGVIEKLNAAHIQIIADDLYSKSDVTCAILMGIKYGQGYFLSRNQARLKKAVKTPTKKPGNHFYQCRMDCFHDIVWI, from the coding sequence ATGCATACTAAAGATCGATACGTACCTTTATTCACGCCCCGATTCCATCTGGCCGACGCCACGATGGTCGGCATGGAAGTTCACGTGAAACGCGGACAAAAACTGTTAAAAGCTCAGGATACTTTCAAGTTAATTCAATCCGGCAACGGAAAACCCTTGCTGGCGGATATCCATGCCCATGTGTCGAAATGGCTTCATAAATCCGGGCGGCCGATTTATGTGTCGCTGGGGCTCGATCGCCAAACCAAAGCAAATGATCTGGAGCTGTTCCTGGATGAGTTGACTTCATCGCTGCCTTCGGTTTCGTTGGAAATCGTGATTGATGCGCGCGATCTGGAAGGGTGCCAGGCGCTTGAACAATCCCGGCCGCTGTTTGAACGCTTGCGGGAGCGCCAGATCAGGGCTGGCTTGTTTCATTCGCGGCTTTTTGAATTCGATTCGAAAGGCGTCTGCGAGTACATCGATGTGTTCAAGATTAAAAAAGGCGCCATCATGGAGATGCGGGAAGATTTATCCATCGCTTCACAAGCGCACGGCGTCATCGAAAAACTGAATGCCGCGCATATCCAGATCATTGCCGATGACCTGTATTCGAAATCCGACGTCACCTGCGCCATTTTGATGGGCATCAAGTACGGACAAGGCTATTTCCTGTCAAGAAACCAGGCCAGGCTAAAAAAGGCTGTTAAAACCCCGACCAAAAAACCCGGCAATCATTTTTACCAATGCCGGATGGATTGTTTCCACGATATCGTCTGGATCTGA
- a CDS encoding S49 family peptidase, translating into MENPNPVPAEDPLSEAAIKTLLADRILSDLLSERQSERRWRWVKRITFSATGLGLFALYLFFYASSLGYRLMPHSEVVAIVNVAGPIGAGELASADELVPVLEDAFESTQVKAIALNINSPGGQPFESERVAQTIDRLKAETGKPVYAFIGNLGASAAYLLALHADKIVAGRYSLVGSIGAVITGWDFHKLAEKLEVNQRIYASGVHKNMLNPFVAMSPQSEAKAQQMVEQMAVLFSNEFKARRSGKLRTGYDYTTGEIWGGEEALALGLIDEIGTLESVISREWQVPGHDFGPTAQPKGLLPRLGMEIIEQILALVTSKDALKHSLWMPR; encoded by the coding sequence ATGGAAAACCCTAACCCTGTTCCCGCTGAAGACCCGCTATCAGAGGCAGCGATCAAGACGCTGCTGGCTGACCGTATTTTGTCTGACCTGTTGAGCGAAAGACAATCCGAGCGCCGCTGGCGATGGGTGAAACGCATCACCTTTTCGGCGACAGGCTTAGGTCTTTTTGCCTTATACCTGTTTTTTTACGCGAGCAGCCTGGGTTATAGATTGATGCCGCATTCAGAGGTGGTGGCTATCGTCAATGTCGCTGGCCCGATAGGTGCTGGCGAGCTGGCGTCGGCCGATGAACTGGTGCCAGTACTGGAAGACGCGTTTGAGTCAACTCAAGTCAAGGCGATCGCTTTGAATATTAACAGTCCCGGCGGCCAGCCTTTTGAATCCGAACGTGTCGCACAGACTATTGACCGTTTAAAAGCTGAAACCGGGAAACCTGTATATGCCTTTATCGGCAATCTCGGTGCTTCCGCCGCTTACCTGCTCGCGCTTCATGCGGACAAAATTGTGGCAGGCCGCTATAGCCTCGTGGGCTCGATCGGCGCTGTCATAACCGGGTGGGATTTCCACAAGCTGGCCGAGAAACTGGAAGTCAACCAGCGCATTTATGCTTCCGGCGTTCATAAAAACATGCTGAATCCCTTCGTGGCCATGTCGCCACAATCGGAAGCGAAAGCGCAGCAAATGGTTGAGCAAATGGCCGTGCTATTTTCCAACGAATTCAAGGCCAGACGTTCGGGCAAATTGCGAACCGGCTACGACTATACGACGGGTGAGATATGGGGCGGCGAGGAAGCGCTGGCGCTCGGCCTGATTGATGAAATCGGCACCCTTGAGTCGGTCATCAGCCGGGAATGGCAAGTGCCCGGGCATGATTTTGGCCCCACAGCCCAGCCCAAAGGACTTTTGCCGCGGCTGGGCATGGAGATAATCGAGCAGATTCTGGCGTTGGTTACCTCCAAAGACGCGCTCAAACATAGTCTTTGGATGCCGCGGTAA
- the traF gene encoding conjugal transfer protein TraF, with protein MIRQLLPPLTLVLACSGHPVSAQEGDSAGSFFSVSDGRESSASVLDGAPFYDDKERGWFWYEDPDPEEDMTEIEPPAPPPPPAPEKPAESAPAAPPGPKPLSAEWFRKNMEKYRDKAIDDPTHENVSAYMYLQRVMLDKAEKFTEVSQRVVMADAVLDENSRRPIATFGAFAKDEMSTKGIEKAAKKLAKSAGLWFFYASTCEFCVKEAGVLKGMMNAYGFKVLPIALDGLPLPSGEFPDFTIDRGQAKKLGVETTPALFLVKPGENGGALQLGQGLLSGDEIIKRAIALSYENGWLSDDDYQDTLKVNPIQVDNRTLQNIDEKAVNDPGELVRIIRNNLRQQL; from the coding sequence GTGATCAGACAGCTCCTGCCGCCCTTAACGCTCGTGCTGGCCTGTTCCGGTCATCCGGTATCCGCTCAGGAAGGGGACAGTGCCGGCTCGTTTTTCAGTGTCTCCGACGGACGGGAGTCATCTGCGTCCGTCTTGGACGGAGCGCCTTTTTATGATGACAAGGAGCGCGGCTGGTTCTGGTACGAAGACCCTGATCCGGAAGAGGACATGACCGAAATAGAGCCGCCGGCACCGCCACCGCCGCCTGCGCCGGAGAAACCTGCGGAGTCGGCACCGGCGGCCCCGCCAGGGCCTAAGCCCTTATCGGCCGAGTGGTTCCGTAAGAACATGGAAAAGTACCGTGATAAGGCGATCGACGACCCTACTCATGAAAACGTGTCGGCCTACATGTATTTGCAACGGGTCATGCTCGACAAAGCCGAGAAATTCACCGAGGTTTCCCAGCGGGTGGTCATGGCCGATGCCGTGCTGGACGAGAATAGCCGGCGTCCGATCGCCACGTTCGGGGCGTTCGCCAAAGATGAGATGTCGACCAAAGGCATCGAAAAAGCGGCGAAAAAACTGGCTAAAAGTGCAGGGCTGTGGTTCTTCTATGCCAGCACTTGCGAATTCTGCGTCAAGGAAGCCGGCGTCTTGAAAGGCATGATGAATGCTTATGGCTTCAAGGTGCTTCCTATTGCGCTCGACGGACTGCCTTTGCCAAGCGGGGAATTTCCTGATTTTACCATTGACCGGGGCCAGGCGAAAAAATTAGGGGTCGAGACTACGCCCGCGCTATTCCTGGTTAAACCGGGCGAGAACGGCGGTGCGCTGCAACTTGGACAGGGCCTGTTATCCGGTGACGAAATCATCAAGCGGGCCATCGCCTTATCGTATGAGAATGGTTGGCTGAGTGACGATGACTATCAGGACACGCTGAAGGTAAACCCCATCCAGGTAGATAACCGGACCCTTCAGAATATTGATGAAAAGGCTGTCAATGATCCCGGCGAATTGGTCAGGATCATTCGCAATAATTTAAGACAACAATTGTAG
- the traC gene encoding type IV secretion system protein TraC — translation MSASVYEKHLKRHTLRELVPVEAFDEDSQLFLLADGYIGFGFVSKPLPVGDESVTQRLNVLFTFDYPKESFIQIMLMGSQDIRPTLDQIKQLRTTKDPALKDSMANRLNMLTEGASQAVSLHAQSFIRDYKVVFTVKLPLEKKGQLPTQHEMARARDLRLSFEQTLKSAGFEPQAMDAERYLRVIGQILHWSPAANWRSPASYYDPTTPINEQLSESDDMMQIDANGAWLGHKRLRILSPVRLPGKMSLQNMRRMIGDPLTGNRGIHGNFFINLNLFIPDNAAEKQKADKERNAINYQAYGPMLKFNPKLLFKKESTDMLFQSINDGDRILKIKLSVGLFTDSLEKSSTRLTEAQTYFSELGWSMKEDKYITLPMLVNAMPFCADAKAVQFLQRYKRCGSRHAVEFLPIISDWSGTGTPQLTFVSRGGQIMNMDIFDSNTNYNTCVVAASGSGKSFLTNDIITSYISSGAKCWVIDIGRSYEKLTKAIGGDFVEFGEDSHICLNPFQIIKNYNEEADMLVGIIVSMAAMEDKLTDLQLARLRSILKELWNQYERSMTIDQVAERLLQDEDRRVVDMGHQLFAFTSGGEYGRFFNGENNVNFNNALTCLELEELKGRSHLQQVVLLILIYQIQQAMYLGNRDQRKILIIDEAWDLLAKGNIASFIETGYRRFRKYNGAAITITQSLNDLYNSPSGVAIAENSANLYLLYQKPETIESIKSKNRLMIGEGGYTFLKSVHTVTGQYSEIFFMTSYGLGIGRLMVDKYTKLLYSTHPNDIKKIAERTRRGMTTAEAIEDILRSGD, via the coding sequence ATGAGCGCATCTGTTTACGAAAAGCATCTGAAGCGACATACCTTAAGGGAGCTCGTCCCGGTCGAAGCCTTCGACGAGGACAGCCAGTTGTTTCTCCTGGCCGACGGGTATATCGGCTTCGGCTTTGTCAGCAAACCCCTGCCTGTCGGCGATGAGTCTGTCACTCAGCGACTGAACGTGCTGTTCACGTTCGATTACCCGAAAGAAAGCTTCATCCAGATCATGCTGATGGGTTCACAGGACATCCGTCCGACGCTGGATCAGATCAAGCAGCTGCGCACGACCAAGGACCCGGCGTTGAAAGATTCCATGGCAAATCGTCTGAACATGCTGACGGAAGGCGCCAGCCAGGCTGTCAGCCTGCACGCCCAGTCTTTTATCCGCGACTATAAAGTGGTTTTCACGGTCAAGCTGCCGCTGGAGAAAAAGGGGCAACTCCCTACCCAACATGAAATGGCCCGGGCCCGTGATCTGCGCCTGTCGTTTGAACAAACTTTGAAATCGGCCGGTTTTGAACCGCAAGCGATGGATGCCGAACGCTACCTGCGCGTGATCGGGCAAATCCTGCACTGGAGCCCGGCTGCCAACTGGCGTAGCCCGGCGTCTTACTACGATCCGACGACGCCGATTAACGAGCAGCTCAGCGAATCGGACGACATGATGCAGATCGATGCCAACGGGGCCTGGCTCGGCCATAAGCGGCTGCGCATCCTGTCGCCCGTGCGGCTACCCGGCAAGATGAGCCTGCAAAACATGCGCCGCATGATCGGCGATCCCTTGACCGGCAACCGCGGCATTCACGGTAACTTTTTCATCAACCTGAACCTCTTCATTCCGGATAACGCCGCCGAAAAGCAGAAAGCCGACAAGGAACGCAACGCCATCAATTATCAGGCTTACGGGCCAATGCTGAAATTCAATCCCAAGCTGCTCTTTAAAAAGGAGAGCACGGATATGCTGTTTCAATCCATCAACGATGGCGACCGGATACTCAAAATCAAATTAAGCGTGGGACTGTTTACCGACTCGCTGGAAAAGAGCAGTACCCGGCTCACGGAAGCGCAGACCTATTTCAGCGAGCTGGGCTGGAGTATGAAGGAGGACAAATACATCACGCTGCCGATGCTGGTCAATGCAATGCCTTTTTGCGCCGACGCCAAAGCCGTGCAATTCCTGCAACGTTACAAGCGCTGCGGCTCCAGGCACGCTGTTGAATTCCTGCCCATTATCTCGGACTGGAGTGGTACCGGGACGCCCCAGCTGACCTTCGTTTCACGGGGAGGGCAAATCATGAACATGGATATTTTTGATTCCAACACCAACTACAATACCTGTGTCGTAGCGGCCTCCGGCTCGGGCAAGTCGTTTTTGACCAATGACATCATCACCTCCTATATCAGTTCCGGCGCCAAGTGCTGGGTGATCGATATCGGCCGTTCCTACGAGAAACTGACCAAGGCGATCGGTGGTGATTTCGTTGAGTTTGGCGAAGACAGCCACATTTGCCTGAATCCGTTTCAGATTATCAAGAACTATAACGAAGAAGCGGACATGCTGGTCGGCATCATCGTGTCCATGGCCGCGATGGAAGATAAGCTGACTGACCTGCAGCTGGCCCGCTTGCGTTCCATCCTGAAAGAGCTTTGGAATCAGTATGAACGATCCATGACCATTGATCAGGTGGCGGAACGGCTGCTCCAGGACGAGGACCGGCGTGTCGTGGATATGGGGCATCAGTTGTTCGCGTTCACGTCAGGCGGCGAATATGGGCGCTTCTTCAATGGCGAAAATAACGTCAATTTTAATAATGCGCTGACCTGCCTGGAGCTTGAAGAGCTGAAAGGCCGCAGTCACTTGCAGCAGGTCGTGTTGCTGATTCTGATCTACCAGATCCAGCAGGCCATGTATCTTGGCAATCGTGACCAGCGGAAAATCCTGATCATTGACGAAGCCTGGGACCTGCTGGCCAAAGGCAATATCGCCAGCTTTATCGAGACCGGTTATCGTCGGTTCCGGAAATACAACGGTGCCGCCATTACGATTACCCAATCGTTAAACGACCTGTACAACTCGCCTTCCGGCGTGGCAATCGCCGAAAACTCGGCCAATCTTTACTTGCTCTACCAGAAGCCGGAGACCATCGAATCGATCAAAAGCAAGAACCGGCTCATGATCGGGGAGGGCGGTTATACGTTCCTGAAGTCCGTGCATACCGTTACCGGCCAGTATTCGGAAATCTTCTTCATGACCAGCTATGGCCTGGGGATTGGCCGGCTGATGGTGGATAAGTACACGAAGCTGCTCTATTCGACACATCCCAATGATATTAAAAAGATTGCCGAACGCACCCGTCGCGGCATGACAACCGCCGAAGCAATTGAAGACATTCTGCGTTCTGGCGATTAA
- the traA gene encoding TraA family conjugative transfer protein: MKRFLTSKKALLASAAVAAVTLASNDAMAGTAGTEFDDIYTLLVGWTQGTLGKIIALGMFMVGLAAGIVNQSIIAVVIGIGGALALYYAPTVINGVVAALI; this comes from the coding sequence ATGAAACGTTTTTTGACATCTAAAAAAGCTCTTTTAGCCTCTGCTGCCGTTGCCGCGGTTACCCTGGCTTCCAACGACGCGATGGCCGGTACTGCGGGTACTGAGTTTGACGACATTTACACGCTGCTGGTGGGCTGGACGCAAGGCACTTTAGGCAAAATCATTGCCCTGGGCATGTTCATGGTCGGCCTGGCGGCGGGTATCGTTAACCAATCGATCATCGCCGTGGTGATCGGCATCGGCGGTGCTTTGGCTCTGTATTATGCGCCGACCGTTATCAACGGTGTGGTAGCTGCGCTGATCTAA